Proteins found in one Eriocheir sinensis breed Jianghai 21 chromosome 14, ASM2467909v1, whole genome shotgun sequence genomic segment:
- the LOC126998500 gene encoding condensin-2 complex subunit G2-like isoform X1, whose protein sequence is MAKEQLLQAVEDHDANQFLKLILSHEKKSKSVDLEEILLELSQDEVTHIWGGLQAWADEQITAFIAKEEQCLAEAQGQGRETAADDTGNTSKEPKAEYNEKLLESIVKFGVIYVNTHKDSDTIFIPEKFLELTLLMHEMMTVLDGAVKVAVVALCELWWLQDLETRDLMIANTLFHLVEAAIRKGAQVKDVVRLWKIHDALDTMDLISPSKRDFVEILTSTASCPVFLKCDAGIKWLVKLFSWPSLIGPLHKEIRLAIPECTNAQSEKYGEIYFKAWKVSQGDAKKAIEEDCIQDLMYTAIHANPMPCRPSANLHRLLHHIHSYKKQRAASTLITELYQPILWRSFKVANGYVRMNATGLLCDAFPMTDYTLTHEEQGDFLEKQYHTLKTMLLDPCHLVRITAIKGVFNILSKYWIMVPSEVIKAIFKILLTVLVYDVSTAAVRVEVLRGLTLLLSCVDAVPFLSQVLPRLGNVFDDANAVVRETFARLLLKVKESKALKYWDIVSVNHLLHRLELDNPKVAQRITRLLLTSFHPLAKGDEALLQSSLSLLEENRMAARKFYQHASSMIGLPNVVHFILLLWLCVANHIAIHRQQHSDDEEDDCNEDTSTNSGRRGKHHSARGPQGCGQDSSLVSTSNKENAATAGGRVSNRPFIHRKDYDANEALRDSTGGLGSNDVEKEGDEEEESENDEDNPLNNPEVLGGILDTVGILWATNAHRLALPQNLKYLEALRTKISKNFHHFFRYFKGNADASQTLLYIASFLPKSLVPTLVGHCMSQLKTVQADKVVSGEDTSYRNYVNALCNWNHTDSVLELVSEWLEEGFKSSLSFSSKEKRRSRRQVRFCETSIPKPHVALHFLLHILEHPLNRVATLQRYRPQLLEVIQDMAKVKDMISTRLQQSEELSTLCSDKFLCECWSLYLRLVVVCHHCPAQAPTGMRARIRREEAEEELYLDSPACILECLEWASSTVVPYLGERSGGKRRLQDTEEISTLITSTLKSLATSSTHLLMIGAAKVPFVYMLNGFVKILLETDKNGVLWEEGLFLAQEGYEFLCVYESNEEKEESAVTPLQLANTCIASMSEYFKHHDQLPKECKELNNTLVQFLVCLGQRSRQNQSQVLQQLMAFVAEHLNWRMSNDNGEEMEVESVQQVGGFVALLLGAFQNQTKLSIAVMDAFTQFLTTDVHDIKTFLAACHLLKVLLQDSGKISRYSLKQAVTAASTLMSTISLPERRGEETDGDSTSNVYEKDAQKAQEILDGLKNSLGIV, encoded by the exons ATGGCCAAGGAACAGCTGCTGCAGGCTGTGGAAGACCACGATGCCAATCAGTTCCTCAAGCTTATTCTGAGCCAT gagaaaaagagtaaatcTGTGGACTTGGAGGAAATTTTACTGGAGCTGAGCCAGGATGAGGTGACTCACATCTGGGGTGGCTTGCAAGCCTGGGCAGATGAGCAAATAACAGCTTTTATAGCCAAGGAAGAGCAGTGTCTGGCTGAAGCTCAGGGACAGGGAAGAGAAACTGCTGCTGATGACACAGGCAATACAAGCAAG GAGCCTAAGGCTGAATACAATGAAAAGCTGCTGGAGAGTATTGTTAAGTTTGGCGTCATATACGTCAACACACACAAGGACAGCGACACCATCTTCATCCCTGAGAAGTTTCTGGAGCTGACAT TGTTGATGCATGAAATGATGACTGTGCTGGATGGAGCAGTGAAGGTGGCAGTGGTGGCCTTGTGTGAGCTGTGGTGGCTGCAGGACCTGGAGACTCGGGACCTTATGATAGCCAATACATTGTTTCACCTGGTGGAGGCTGCCATCAGAAAGGGGGCACAG GTGAAGGATGTAGTGCGGCTGTGGAAGATTCACGATGCCCTTGACACTATGGACCTGATTAGCCCCAGCAAAAGGGATTTTGTGGAAATACTGACCTCCACTGCATCTTGCCCTGTCTTTCTGAAGTGTGATGCGGGCATCAAGTGGCTGGTAAAGCTGTTCTCTTGGCCCTCGCTCATTGGTCCCCTGCACAAAGAGATAAGACTGGCCATCCCTGAGTGTACAAATGCACAGAGCGAGAAGTACGGAGAGATCTACTTTAAGGCGTGGAAAGTCAGCCAAGGTGATGCCAAGAAG GCCATAGAAGAAGACTGCATCCAGGATCTGATGTACACAGCCATCCATGCCAATCCCATGCCGTGCCGTCCCTCTGCCAATCTCCACCGCCTGCTGCACCACATCCACAGCTACAAGAAGCAGAGGGCTGCCAGCACACTCATCACTGAACTATATCAGCCCATCCTTTGGAGATCTTTTAAA GTAGCCAATGGATACGTGCGAATGAATGCCACTGGGTTGCTGTGTGACGCCTTTCCCATGACTGACTACACCCTGACCCATGAAGAGCAGGGCGACTTTCTGGAGAAGCAGTACCACACCCTCAAGACCATGCTGCTTGACCCCTGCCACCTGGTCCGCATCACGGCCATCAAG GGGGTGTTCAACATTCTTTCCAAGTACTGGATCATGGTGCCCTCTGAAGTGATCAAGGCAATCTTCAAGATCCTCTTGACTGTCCTTGTGTATGATGTAAGCACTGCGGCGGTGCGCGTGGAGGTGCTGAGG GGTTTGACACTGTTGCTGAGCTGTGTAGATGCAGTTCCCTTCCTGAGCCAAGTGTTGCCGCGACTCGGGAACGTGTTCGATGATGCCAATGCTGTTGTGCGGGAGACCTTTGCCAGGCTGCTTCTCAAGGTCAAAGAATCCAAGGCACTCAA GTACTGGGACATTGTGTCTGTAAACCACCTGCTGCACCGTCTGGAGCTAGACAACCCCAAGGTTGCCCAACGAATCACCCGCCTCCTGCTCACCTCCTTCCACCCACTCGCCAAGGGAGATGAG GCGTTACTGCAGAGCTCACTTTCATTGCTGGAGGAAAACCGAATGGCTGCCCGAAAGTTCTACCAGCATGCCAGCTCCATGATCGGCCTGCCCAATGTGGTCCACTTTATATTGCTCCTGTGGCTTTGTGTTGCCAACCATATAGCAATACATAGGCAACAGCACTCTGATGATGAAG AGGACGACTGCAATGAAGATACCAGTACCAACTCAGGGAGGAGAGGCAAACACCACTCCGCCAGAGGTCCTCAGGGGTGTGGACAGGACTCTTCTTTAGTATCCACCAGCAATAAGGAAAATGCTGCTACAG CCGGGGGAAGAGTGAGCAACAGGCCCTTCATCCATAGAAAGGACTATGATGCCAATGAAG CCCTTAGAGATAGCACTGGTGGCCTTGGCAGTaatgatgtagaaaaggaaggtgatgaggaagaggagagtgagaatgATGAGGACAATCCCCTGAACAATCCTGAGGTGCTCGGAGGCATCCTGGACACTGTGGGCATCCTTTGGGCCACCAATGCCCACAGACTGGCTCTGCCCCAAAACCTGAAGTACCTTGAAGCACTTAGGACGAAGATATCTAAGAACTTTCACCACTTCTTCAGATACTTCAAG GGTAATGCCGATGCCTCCCAAACACTGCTCTACATTGCCAGCTTCCTGCCCAAGTCCTTGGTGCCCACCTTAGTGGGCCACTGCATGTCTCAGCTCAAAACAGTACAGGCTGATAAAGTTGTGTCT GGAGAAGACACTTCATACAGGAACTATGTAAATGCTCTTTGTAACTGGAATCACACAGACAGTGTTTTGGAACTAGTTTCTGAGTGGCTGGAGGAAGGCTTCAAGAGTAGCCTCTCTTTCAGCAGTAAG GAGAAAAGACGGAGTAGGCGTCAAGTTCGTTTCTGTGAAACAAGCATCCCAAAGCCTCATGTAGCCCTTCATTTCCTGCTTCACATCCTGGAGCACCCTCTTAATAGGGTGGCCACCCTGCAGAGGTACCGACCCCAGCTACTTGAGGTGATCCAAGACATGGCCAAAGTCAAG gaCATGATAAGCACACGCTTGCAACAGAGTGAGGAGCTGTCAACTTTGTGCAGTGACAAATTCTTGTGCGAGTGTTGGTCCTTGTACTTACGGCTTGTGGTCGTTTGTCACCATTGCCCTGCACAGGCCCCAACAGGCATGCGGGctagaataaggagagaagaagcagaggaggaactGTACCTGGATAGTCCTGCTTGCATCTTAGAGTGTTTGGAATGGGCCTCAAG TACAGTAGTGCCTTACCttggggagaggagtggaggcaAGAGGAGGCTTCAGGACACAGAGGAGATATCCACCCTGATTACTAGCACATTAAAGAGTTTGGCCACCTCCAGCACTCACCTCCTCATGATTGGGGCAGCTAAAGTTCCCTTTGTGTACATGCTAAATGGCTTCGTTAAGATACTCCTAGAAACAG ATAAGAATGGAGTGCTCTGGGAGGAGGGCTTATTCCTTGCTCAGGAGGGCTATGAGTTCCTGTGTGTGTATGAGTccaatgaggagaaagaggaaagtgccGTTACTCCTCTACAGCTTGCAAACACCTGTATAGCATCCATGTCAGAATACTTCAAGCACCATGACCAGCTGCCCAAG GAGTGTAAGGAGCTCAACAACACATTGGTGCAGTTTTTGGTCTGTCTTGGACAGCGTTCACGTCAGAACCAAAGTCAAGTTCTGCAACAGCTGATGGCTTTTGTGGCTGAACATCTTAACTGGAGGATGTCAAAT GACaatggagaggagatggaagttgAGAGTGTCCAGCAGGTTGGGGGTTTTGTCGCCCTTTTGCTGGGTGCCTTCCAGAACCAGACAAAGCTTTCCATTGCAGTCATGGATGCCTTCACACAGTTCCTCACTACAGATGTCCAC GACATAAAGACATTCCTTGCTGCATGTCACCTGCTCAAGGTTCTGCTGCAAGACAGTGGGAAGATATCACGCTACAGCCTGAAGCAGGCAGTGACTGCAGCAAGCACGCTCATGTCTACTATTAGTTTACctgagaggagaggtgaagagacaGATGGAGACTCAACATCTAATGTTTATGA AAAGGATGCCCAAAAAGCACAAGAGATCCTGGATGGCCTTAAAAATTCTTTGGGTATTGTATAG
- the LOC126998500 gene encoding condensin-2 complex subunit G2-like isoform X2, with protein sequence MAKEQLLQAVEDHDANQFLKLILSHEKKSKSVDLEEILLELSQDEVTHIWGGLQAWADEQITAFIAKEEQCLAEAQGQGRETAADDTGNTSKEPKAEYNEKLLESIVKFGVIYVNTHKDSDTIFIPEKFLELTLLMHEMMTVLDGAVKVAVVALCELWWLQDLETRDLMIANTLFHLVEAAIRKGAQVKDVVRLWKIHDALDTMDLISPSKRDFVEILTSTASCPVFLKCDAGIKWLVKLFSWPSLIGPLHKEIRLAIPECTNAQSEKYGEIYFKAWKVSQGDAKKAIEEDCIQDLMYTAIHANPMPCRPSANLHRLLHHIHSYKKQRAASTLITELYQPILWRSFKVANGYVRMNATGLLCDAFPMTDYTLTHEEQGDFLEKQYHTLKTMLLDPCHLVRITAIKGVFNILSKYWIMVPSEVIKAIFKILLTVLVYDVSTAAVRVEVLRGLTLLLSCVDAVPFLSQVLPRLGNVFDDANAVVRETFARLLLKVKESKALKYWDIVSVNHLLHRLELDNPKVAQRITRLLLTSFHPLAKGDEALLQSSLSLLEENRMAARKFYQHASSMIGLPNVVHFILLLWLCVANHIAIHRQQHSDDEEDDCNEDTSTNSGRRGKHHSARGPQGCGQDSSLVSTSNKENAATALRDSTGGLGSNDVEKEGDEEEESENDEDNPLNNPEVLGGILDTVGILWATNAHRLALPQNLKYLEALRTKISKNFHHFFRYFKGNADASQTLLYIASFLPKSLVPTLVGHCMSQLKTVQADKVVSGEDTSYRNYVNALCNWNHTDSVLELVSEWLEEGFKSSLSFSSKEKRRSRRQVRFCETSIPKPHVALHFLLHILEHPLNRVATLQRYRPQLLEVIQDMAKVKDMISTRLQQSEELSTLCSDKFLCECWSLYLRLVVVCHHCPAQAPTGMRARIRREEAEEELYLDSPACILECLEWASSTVVPYLGERSGGKRRLQDTEEISTLITSTLKSLATSSTHLLMIGAAKVPFVYMLNGFVKILLETDKNGVLWEEGLFLAQEGYEFLCVYESNEEKEESAVTPLQLANTCIASMSEYFKHHDQLPKECKELNNTLVQFLVCLGQRSRQNQSQVLQQLMAFVAEHLNWRMSNDNGEEMEVESVQQVGGFVALLLGAFQNQTKLSIAVMDAFTQFLTTDVHDIKTFLAACHLLKVLLQDSGKISRYSLKQAVTAASTLMSTISLPERRGEETDGDSTSNVYEKDAQKAQEILDGLKNSLGIV encoded by the exons ATGGCCAAGGAACAGCTGCTGCAGGCTGTGGAAGACCACGATGCCAATCAGTTCCTCAAGCTTATTCTGAGCCAT gagaaaaagagtaaatcTGTGGACTTGGAGGAAATTTTACTGGAGCTGAGCCAGGATGAGGTGACTCACATCTGGGGTGGCTTGCAAGCCTGGGCAGATGAGCAAATAACAGCTTTTATAGCCAAGGAAGAGCAGTGTCTGGCTGAAGCTCAGGGACAGGGAAGAGAAACTGCTGCTGATGACACAGGCAATACAAGCAAG GAGCCTAAGGCTGAATACAATGAAAAGCTGCTGGAGAGTATTGTTAAGTTTGGCGTCATATACGTCAACACACACAAGGACAGCGACACCATCTTCATCCCTGAGAAGTTTCTGGAGCTGACAT TGTTGATGCATGAAATGATGACTGTGCTGGATGGAGCAGTGAAGGTGGCAGTGGTGGCCTTGTGTGAGCTGTGGTGGCTGCAGGACCTGGAGACTCGGGACCTTATGATAGCCAATACATTGTTTCACCTGGTGGAGGCTGCCATCAGAAAGGGGGCACAG GTGAAGGATGTAGTGCGGCTGTGGAAGATTCACGATGCCCTTGACACTATGGACCTGATTAGCCCCAGCAAAAGGGATTTTGTGGAAATACTGACCTCCACTGCATCTTGCCCTGTCTTTCTGAAGTGTGATGCGGGCATCAAGTGGCTGGTAAAGCTGTTCTCTTGGCCCTCGCTCATTGGTCCCCTGCACAAAGAGATAAGACTGGCCATCCCTGAGTGTACAAATGCACAGAGCGAGAAGTACGGAGAGATCTACTTTAAGGCGTGGAAAGTCAGCCAAGGTGATGCCAAGAAG GCCATAGAAGAAGACTGCATCCAGGATCTGATGTACACAGCCATCCATGCCAATCCCATGCCGTGCCGTCCCTCTGCCAATCTCCACCGCCTGCTGCACCACATCCACAGCTACAAGAAGCAGAGGGCTGCCAGCACACTCATCACTGAACTATATCAGCCCATCCTTTGGAGATCTTTTAAA GTAGCCAATGGATACGTGCGAATGAATGCCACTGGGTTGCTGTGTGACGCCTTTCCCATGACTGACTACACCCTGACCCATGAAGAGCAGGGCGACTTTCTGGAGAAGCAGTACCACACCCTCAAGACCATGCTGCTTGACCCCTGCCACCTGGTCCGCATCACGGCCATCAAG GGGGTGTTCAACATTCTTTCCAAGTACTGGATCATGGTGCCCTCTGAAGTGATCAAGGCAATCTTCAAGATCCTCTTGACTGTCCTTGTGTATGATGTAAGCACTGCGGCGGTGCGCGTGGAGGTGCTGAGG GGTTTGACACTGTTGCTGAGCTGTGTAGATGCAGTTCCCTTCCTGAGCCAAGTGTTGCCGCGACTCGGGAACGTGTTCGATGATGCCAATGCTGTTGTGCGGGAGACCTTTGCCAGGCTGCTTCTCAAGGTCAAAGAATCCAAGGCACTCAA GTACTGGGACATTGTGTCTGTAAACCACCTGCTGCACCGTCTGGAGCTAGACAACCCCAAGGTTGCCCAACGAATCACCCGCCTCCTGCTCACCTCCTTCCACCCACTCGCCAAGGGAGATGAG GCGTTACTGCAGAGCTCACTTTCATTGCTGGAGGAAAACCGAATGGCTGCCCGAAAGTTCTACCAGCATGCCAGCTCCATGATCGGCCTGCCCAATGTGGTCCACTTTATATTGCTCCTGTGGCTTTGTGTTGCCAACCATATAGCAATACATAGGCAACAGCACTCTGATGATGAAG AGGACGACTGCAATGAAGATACCAGTACCAACTCAGGGAGGAGAGGCAAACACCACTCCGCCAGAGGTCCTCAGGGGTGTGGACAGGACTCTTCTTTAGTATCCACCAGCAATAAGGAAAATGCTGCTACAG CCCTTAGAGATAGCACTGGTGGCCTTGGCAGTaatgatgtagaaaaggaaggtgatgaggaagaggagagtgagaatgATGAGGACAATCCCCTGAACAATCCTGAGGTGCTCGGAGGCATCCTGGACACTGTGGGCATCCTTTGGGCCACCAATGCCCACAGACTGGCTCTGCCCCAAAACCTGAAGTACCTTGAAGCACTTAGGACGAAGATATCTAAGAACTTTCACCACTTCTTCAGATACTTCAAG GGTAATGCCGATGCCTCCCAAACACTGCTCTACATTGCCAGCTTCCTGCCCAAGTCCTTGGTGCCCACCTTAGTGGGCCACTGCATGTCTCAGCTCAAAACAGTACAGGCTGATAAAGTTGTGTCT GGAGAAGACACTTCATACAGGAACTATGTAAATGCTCTTTGTAACTGGAATCACACAGACAGTGTTTTGGAACTAGTTTCTGAGTGGCTGGAGGAAGGCTTCAAGAGTAGCCTCTCTTTCAGCAGTAAG GAGAAAAGACGGAGTAGGCGTCAAGTTCGTTTCTGTGAAACAAGCATCCCAAAGCCTCATGTAGCCCTTCATTTCCTGCTTCACATCCTGGAGCACCCTCTTAATAGGGTGGCCACCCTGCAGAGGTACCGACCCCAGCTACTTGAGGTGATCCAAGACATGGCCAAAGTCAAG gaCATGATAAGCACACGCTTGCAACAGAGTGAGGAGCTGTCAACTTTGTGCAGTGACAAATTCTTGTGCGAGTGTTGGTCCTTGTACTTACGGCTTGTGGTCGTTTGTCACCATTGCCCTGCACAGGCCCCAACAGGCATGCGGGctagaataaggagagaagaagcagaggaggaactGTACCTGGATAGTCCTGCTTGCATCTTAGAGTGTTTGGAATGGGCCTCAAG TACAGTAGTGCCTTACCttggggagaggagtggaggcaAGAGGAGGCTTCAGGACACAGAGGAGATATCCACCCTGATTACTAGCACATTAAAGAGTTTGGCCACCTCCAGCACTCACCTCCTCATGATTGGGGCAGCTAAAGTTCCCTTTGTGTACATGCTAAATGGCTTCGTTAAGATACTCCTAGAAACAG ATAAGAATGGAGTGCTCTGGGAGGAGGGCTTATTCCTTGCTCAGGAGGGCTATGAGTTCCTGTGTGTGTATGAGTccaatgaggagaaagaggaaagtgccGTTACTCCTCTACAGCTTGCAAACACCTGTATAGCATCCATGTCAGAATACTTCAAGCACCATGACCAGCTGCCCAAG GAGTGTAAGGAGCTCAACAACACATTGGTGCAGTTTTTGGTCTGTCTTGGACAGCGTTCACGTCAGAACCAAAGTCAAGTTCTGCAACAGCTGATGGCTTTTGTGGCTGAACATCTTAACTGGAGGATGTCAAAT GACaatggagaggagatggaagttgAGAGTGTCCAGCAGGTTGGGGGTTTTGTCGCCCTTTTGCTGGGTGCCTTCCAGAACCAGACAAAGCTTTCCATTGCAGTCATGGATGCCTTCACACAGTTCCTCACTACAGATGTCCAC GACATAAAGACATTCCTTGCTGCATGTCACCTGCTCAAGGTTCTGCTGCAAGACAGTGGGAAGATATCACGCTACAGCCTGAAGCAGGCAGTGACTGCAGCAAGCACGCTCATGTCTACTATTAGTTTACctgagaggagaggtgaagagacaGATGGAGACTCAACATCTAATGTTTATGA AAAGGATGCCCAAAAAGCACAAGAGATCCTGGATGGCCTTAAAAATTCTTTGGGTATTGTATAG